In Astatotilapia calliptera chromosome 23, fAstCal1.2, whole genome shotgun sequence, a genomic segment contains:
- the guk1b gene encoding guanylate kinase 1b isoform X2, whose amino-acid sequence MSGPRPVVLSGPSGAGKSTLLKRLMKEHEGVFGFSVSHTTRNPRPGEEDGKDYHFTTREAMQEGIDKGEFIEHAEFSGNMYGTSKASVEDVRAKNLICILDVDIQGVKRIKETDLNPIYVSIQPPSMDVLEKRLRDRQTETEESLQKRLEAARVDMELSKEPGVFDAVIINDDLEKAYEELKEILDEEIKKVQEAKS is encoded by the exons ATGTCAGGACCGAGGCCCGTGGTGCTGAGTGGCCCCTCTGGAGCAGGGAAGAGCACTCTGTTGAAGAGGCTGATGAAAGAGCACGAAGGAGTCTTTGGATTCAGCGTCTCAC ACACGACGAGAAACCCTCGACCAGGAGAAGAAGATGGCAAAG ACTATCACTTCACAACGAGGGAGGCCATGCAGGAGGGTATCGACAAAGGAGAGTTCATTGAGCACGCTGAGTTTTCTGGCAACATGTATGGAACAAG TAAGGCTTCTGTGGAAGACGTGCGAGCCAAAAACCTGATCTGCATCCTGGACGTGGATATCCAGGGGGTGAAGCGGATCAAAGAGACCGACCTGAACCCCATCTACGTCTCCATCCAGCCTCCATCTATGGACGTGTTG GAAAAACGTCTGAGGGACAGGCAGACGGAAACAGAGGAGAGTTTACAGAAACGTCTGGAAGCGGCACGCGTCGACATGGAGCTCA GTAAGGAGCCCGGAGTGTTTGATGCTGTGATCATCAACGACGACTTAGAAAAGGCCTACGAGGAGCTAAAAGAAATCCTGGATGAA gaaattaaaaaagtTCAGGAGGCCAAATCATAA
- the guk1b gene encoding guanylate kinase 1b isoform X1 gives MSGPRPVVLSGPSGAGKSTLLKRLMKEHEGVFGFSVSHTTRNPRPGEEDGKGLNKLPMLLGATLLPVAAVLSSEDIEMSASCPNESETTDEDYHFTTREAMQEGIDKGEFIEHAEFSGNMYGTSKASVEDVRAKNLICILDVDIQGVKRIKETDLNPIYVSIQPPSMDVLEKRLRDRQTETEESLQKRLEAARVDMELSKEPGVFDAVIINDDLEKAYEELKEILDEEIKKVQEAKS, from the exons ATGTCAGGACCGAGGCCCGTGGTGCTGAGTGGCCCCTCTGGAGCAGGGAAGAGCACTCTGTTGAAGAGGCTGATGAAAGAGCACGAAGGAGTCTTTGGATTCAGCGTCTCAC ACACGACGAGAAACCCTCGACCAGGAGAAGAAGATGGCAAAG GACTGAACAAGCTCCCCATGCTTCTGGGGGCTACTTTACTGCCCGTAGCAGCCGTCTTATCCTCTGAGGACATAGAAATGTCAGCCTCATGTCCAAATGAATCAGAAACCACAGATGAAG ACTATCACTTCACAACGAGGGAGGCCATGCAGGAGGGTATCGACAAAGGAGAGTTCATTGAGCACGCTGAGTTTTCTGGCAACATGTATGGAACAAG TAAGGCTTCTGTGGAAGACGTGCGAGCCAAAAACCTGATCTGCATCCTGGACGTGGATATCCAGGGGGTGAAGCGGATCAAAGAGACCGACCTGAACCCCATCTACGTCTCCATCCAGCCTCCATCTATGGACGTGTTG GAAAAACGTCTGAGGGACAGGCAGACGGAAACAGAGGAGAGTTTACAGAAACGTCTGGAAGCGGCACGCGTCGACATGGAGCTCA GTAAGGAGCCCGGAGTGTTTGATGCTGTGATCATCAACGACGACTTAGAAAAGGCCTACGAGGAGCTAAAAGAAATCCTGGATGAA gaaattaaaaaagtTCAGGAGGCCAAATCATAA